A DNA window from Hevea brasiliensis isolate MT/VB/25A 57/8 chromosome 2, ASM3005281v1, whole genome shotgun sequence contains the following coding sequences:
- the LOC110650463 gene encoding UPF0496 protein At1g20180, with amino-acid sequence MKKLAWANFKSPFSRAGGSRDECAQGLSNKLNVNEEYKKAFRTESYVEMWSKIQGQLRRKSVDGIDRLSSSSSLPFSVHLSDHLFEPEKQQTLTEMVQSMKFHRLLIEYFEASLEACNLCDSLLRSIHQTRANYRRIERVIKLSKRVHNSADYTEKISGGIFGELAAYALLRNPLSFVSPLQFRDVHDNNLVLLHRLTSDLRKIRRKAKFNRICKKIGGYCLVISHTALLIALLVIALHGIVVIVAAPALVGCSKCLFRKKIKLLHGGFKTSSLEKLCAQLDVAAKGTYILINDFDTVSRLVRSLCDELEHKKALADMCARSKNTELLKEVVKEFYMHDSYYQEQLDELEEHIYLCFHTINRSRRLVIQEIMVAQQ; translated from the exons ATGAAAAAGCTTGCGTGGGCCAATTTCAAGTCTCCCTTTTCCAGGGCAG GCGGATCACGAGATGAATGTGCTCAAGGCTTAAGCAACAAGTTAAACGTGAATGAAGAGTACAAGAAAGCTTTCAGGACAGAGTCTTACGTAGAAATGTGGAGCAAAATTCAGGGCCAACTGAGAAGAAAATCCGTTGATGGAATTGATAGACTCTCCTCCTCTTCATCTCTTCCTTTCTCTGTCCATCTCTCTGATCATCTCTTTGAACCAGAGAAGCAACAAACCTTAACGGAAATGGTACAAAGCATGAAGTTCCACCGCCTTCTGATAGAATATTTTGAAGCCAGCTTGGAAGCATGTAATCTTTGTGATTCGCTGCTCCGAAGCATCCATCAAACGCGTGCTAATTATCGCAGAATTGAAAGGGTAATCAAGTTAAGTAAAAGGGTGCACAATTCTGCAGATTACACAGAAAAAATTTCTGGGGGTATATTTGGAGAGCTTGCTGCATATGCATTGCTCAGAAATCCTTTATCATTTGTTAGCCCACTACAATTCCGCGATGTTCATGATAACAACCTGGTGTTGCTCCACAGGTTGACTTCAGATCTGAGAAAGATTAGAAGGAAAGCAAAGTTTAATAGAATTTGCAAGAAGATTGGGGGATATTGCCTAGTGATTTCACATACTGCACTTTTAATTGCATTGCTAGTAATTGCACTTCATGGGATAGTTGTTATTGTAGCGGCACCAGCACTTGTGGGTTGCTCAAAGTGTTTGTTCAGAAAGAAAATCAAGTTACTTCATGGAGGGTTCAAGACAAGTTCGCTTGAAAAACTCTGTGCACAGCTTGATGTTGCAGCCAAAGGAACCTACATATTGATCAATGATTTTGATACCGTAAGTAGGTTAGTTAGGAGTTTATGTGACGAGCTAGAACACAAGAAAGCTCTTGCTGATATGTGTGCTAGGAGTAAAAATACTGAGCTGTTGAAAGAAGTTGTGAAAGAGTTTTACATGCATGATTCTTACTATCAGGAGCAGCTGGATGAGCTTGAAGAACATATTTACCTCTGTTTTCATACCATAAACAGATCCAGAAGGCTTGTTATACAAGAGATAATGGTTGCACAACAATAA
- the LOC110650460 gene encoding aquaporin PIP2-7: MAKEVTEEAGEASQQERDYVEPPPAPLFDPEELGLWSFYRAVIAEFIATLLFLYVTVATVIGYKKQTDPCAGVGFLGIAWSFGGMIFILVYCTAGISGGHINPAVTFGLFLARKVSLVRAIAYMVAQCLGAICGVGIVKGIMKDFYNAQGGGANTVAATYSKGTALGAEIIGTFVLVYIVLSATDPKRNARDSHVPVLAPLPIGFAVFMVHLATIPITGTGINPARSFGAAVIYNNDKVWDDQWIFWVGPFVGALAAAIYHQHILRGTAIKALGSFTTNN, encoded by the exons aTGGCGAAGGAAGTGACAGAAGAAGCAGGGGAGGCTTCGCAGCAAGAAAGAGACTATGTGGAACCGCCACCAGCACCCCTTTTCGATCCGGAAGAGCTTGGTCTGTGGTCTTTTTACAGAGCTGTCATCGCAGAGTTCATTGCTACCCTTCTCTTTCTCTATGTCACTGTTGCCACCGTGATTGGTTACAAGAAACAAACTGACCCCTGTGCAGGCGTTGGCTTTCTAGGCATTGCATGGTCTTTTGGTGGCATGATTTTCATCCTTGTATACTGTACTGCTGGAATATCAG GTGGTCACATTAACCCAGCTGTGACCTTTGGTTTGTTCTTGGCAAGGAAGGTGTCACTGGTGCGAGCAATTGCTTACATGGTTGCTCAGTGCTTGGGAGCAATATGTGGAGTAGGTATAGTTAAGGGAATTATGAAGGACTTTTATAATGCACAAGGAGGTGGTGCTAACACTGTGGCTGCGACATACTCCAAGGGAACTGCTCTTGGAGCTGAGATTATTGGGACTTTTGTCCTCGTCTATATTGTGTTATCTGCCACTGACCCCAAGCGTAACGCGCGTGATTCTCACGTTCCT GTTTTGGCTCCCTTGCCAATTGGTTTTGCAGTTTTTATGGTGCACCTAGCTACCATCCCCATAACAGGCACTGGAATCAACCCGGCTCGTAGCTTTGGGGCTGCTGTTATATATAACAACGACAAAGTCTGGGATGACCAG TGGATCTTCTGGGTAGGGCCATTTGTGGGAGCACTTGCTGCAGCAATATATCACCAGCACATACTGAGAGGCACAGCCATAAAAGCACTGGGATCGTTCACCACCAACAATTAA
- the LOC110650821 gene encoding probable cinnamyl alcohol dehydrogenase 6, giving the protein MAQTTPNHTQTVSGWAAHDSSGKITPYVFKRRENGVNDVTIKILYCGICHTDLHHARNDWGITMYPVVPGHEITGVITKVGSNVKNFKVGDRVGVGCLAASCLECEFCKSSQENYCDQIQLTYNGIFWDGSITYGGYSEMLVADHRYVVQIPENLPMDAAAPLLCAGITVFSPMKDNELLKSSGKRIGIVGLGGLGHVAVKFGKAFDHHVTVISTSPSKEREAKERLGADDFIVSTNPKQMKAGKRTLDLIIDTVSANHSLGPILELLKVNGTLVAVGAPEKPFELPSFPLIFGKRTVKGSMTGGMKETQEMMDVCGKYNITCDIEVVKPENINEALERLARNDVRYRFVIDIAGNSSL; this is encoded by the exons ATGGCTCAAACAACTCCAAACCACACCCAGACTGTTTCTGGGTGGGCAGCTCACGATTCCTCTGGCAAGATCACCCCTTACGTTTTCAAAAGAAG AGAGAACGGTGTCAATGATGTGACCATAAAGATCTTGTATTGTGGGATATGCCACACAGATCTCCACCATGCGAGGAACGATTGGGGCATTACCATGTATCCTGTGGTTCCAGG GCATGAAATTACAGGCGTAATCACCAAGGTGGGGAGCAATGTAAAGAACTTCAAGGTGGGAGACAGGGTTGGAGTTGGGTGCTTGGCAGCTTCCTGCTTGGAGTGCGAGTTCTGCAAGAGCTCCCAAGAGAATTACTGTGATCAGATACAGCTTACTTACAATGGCATTTTCTGGGATGGAAGCATCACCTACGGTGGCTACTCCGAAATGTTGGTTGCAGATCATAG GTACGTGGTGCAAATACCGGAAAACCTGCCAATGGATGCAGCAGCGCCTCTGCTTTGTGCGGGAATCACTGTATTCAGCCCCATGAAAGACAACGAGCTGCTAAAGTCGTCAGGGAAAAGGATAGGGATAGTCGGTTTAGGGGGTCTTGGACATGTAGCTGTGAAGTTTGGCAAAGCATTTGATCACCATGTAACTGTGATTAGTACCTCCCCATCTAAAGAAAGGGAGGCCAAAGAACGCTTAGGGGCAGATGATTTCATAGTCAGCACAAATCCTAAACAAATGAAG GCAGGGAAGAGAACTCTGGATCTTATCATTGATACAGTGTCAGCTAATCACTCTCTTGGGCCAATCTTGGAATTGCTCAAGGTGAATGGGACATTGGTAGCAGTGGGTGCCCCAGAAAAGCCTTTTGAGCTGCCTTCTTTCCCTCTGATATTTG GCAAGAGAACAGTGAAGGGAAGCATGACAGGGGGAATGAAAGAAACGCAAGAAATGATGGATGTGTGTGGAAAGTATAATATCACTTGCGACATTGAGGTTGTAAAACCAGAGAACATCAATGAAGCCCTTGAACGACTCGCAAGAAACGATGTTAGATATCGTTTTGTAATCGACATTGCTGGAAACTCTTCACTTTAA